Proteins from a genomic interval of Caldicellulosiruptor diazotrophicus:
- a CDS encoding GntR family transcriptional regulator, with amino-acid sequence MNEKNESHYFLIENYKPLREIVFEKLRDMIVNGDLKPGERLMEIKLAEMLGVSRTPIREAIRKLELEGLVVMLPRKGAYVADISKKEIMDVLEIRAALDKLATGLAAQRMTKSEKEQLKKVLYSFEKNFKSGNIEGMINDDIKLHDLIYLGAKNEKLQHIINNLREQITRFRIIYLKEIYRRSENLLKEHKEIVEAIIGGDVEKAQKIAEEHIKNQEIELINSLKS; translated from the coding sequence ATGAATGAAAAGAATGAATCACATTATTTTTTAATAGAGAATTATAAACCTCTGCGCGAGATTGTGTTTGAAAAGCTCAGGGATATGATAGTAAACGGCGATTTAAAACCTGGTGAAAGACTTATGGAGATAAAACTTGCAGAAATGCTTGGTGTTTCAAGAACTCCTATTAGAGAGGCTATAAGGAAGCTTGAACTTGAAGGGCTTGTTGTGATGCTTCCCCGAAAAGGTGCTTACGTTGCTGATATATCCAAAAAAGAAATAATGGATGTATTGGAGATACGAGCTGCTCTTGACAAGCTTGCGACAGGTCTTGCAGCCCAGCGAATGACAAAATCCGAAAAGGAACAGCTTAAAAAGGTTTTATATTCATTTGAGAAAAATTTTAAGTCTGGGAATATTGAAGGAATGATAAACGATGATATAAAGTTGCACGATTTGATATACTTAGGGGCAAAGAATGAGAAACTCCAACATATAATAAATAACCTTCGTGAGCAGATAACCCGATTCAGGATAATATATCTTAAAGAGATTTACAGGAGAAGTGAAAATCTTTTAAAAGAACACAAAGAGATTGTAGAAGCAATTATTGGTGGAGATGTTGAAAAAGCTCAGAAGATAGCAGAAGAGCACATAAAAAATCAGGAAATAGAGCTTATTAACAGTTTAAAATCTTAA
- the ispE gene encoding 4-(cytidine 5'-diphospho)-2-C-methyl-D-erythritol kinase, which translates to MKLKAYAKINLALDVLSKREDGYHEIRTIMQTVDLYDIINIEKIEEDSIIVTTSSENIPTDNKNHAYIAASLVKERFNIKQGVKIHIEKNIPVSAGLAGGSTDAAAVLKGLNKIFELNLSEQQLMEIGREIGADVPFCLVGGTALCEGIGEKVIKLKSAPQMNILIAKPEVYVSTQAVYEALDLSKIKKRANIEAMISAIEEGNIKEIAKNLCNILEVVTVNQYPVINKVKDIMRNNNALGTVMTGSGPAVFGIFGNKYDALKAAERLKVFIKEIILTTTCEGN; encoded by the coding sequence TTGAAACTCAAAGCTTATGCGAAAATCAACTTAGCATTGGATGTACTTTCGAAAAGGGAAGATGGCTATCATGAAATAAGAACTATAATGCAAACAGTTGATTTGTATGATATAATCAATATTGAAAAGATAGAAGAAGACAGTATAATTGTAACAACTTCAAGTGAAAATATTCCAACTGACAATAAAAACCACGCATACATTGCAGCCTCTCTTGTAAAAGAGCGTTTTAACATAAAACAAGGTGTGAAAATACATATTGAAAAGAATATCCCGGTTTCTGCAGGCTTAGCTGGAGGAAGTACTGATGCCGCAGCAGTTTTAAAAGGTCTGAACAAAATATTTGAGCTAAATCTTTCTGAGCAGCAGCTTATGGAAATCGGAAGAGAGATTGGAGCTGATGTTCCATTTTGTTTAGTAGGTGGCACAGCTCTTTGTGAGGGAATTGGCGAAAAGGTGATAAAGCTAAAATCAGCTCCTCAGATGAATATACTCATTGCAAAGCCAGAAGTATATGTTTCTACTCAGGCTGTATACGAGGCGCTTGACCTTAGCAAGATAAAGAAGAGAGCAAACATAGAAGCTATGATTTCAGCAATAGAAGAGGGTAATATAAAAGAGATAGCAAAAAACCTTTGCAACATTTTAGAGGTAGTTACAGTAAATCAATATCCAGTTATAAATAAAGTCAAGGACATTATGAGAAATAACAATGCTCTTGGAACTGTTATGACAGGAAGTGGTCCGGCTGTGTTTGGAATTTTTGGCAACAAGTATGATGCTTTAAAAGCTGCAGAGAGGCTTAAAGTATTCATAAAAGAAATTATATTGACTACAACGTGTGAAGGTAACTGA